DNA from Desulfovibrio porci:
CACTGTGGGCGTGGGACATGAGGGCATTATCGACCTGGAACGCGAGGCGGAACTGGGCGGTCCCATTCACACCAAGGCCATGATGATCCTGAAAAGCTACCTCACGGACCTTTTTGCCCGCAAAAAGCCCCTGGTGCTCTCCGGTTCGCTCTATTTCGAGCAGAGCTACGCCGGTATTGAAGGCGATTCAGCCTCTGGCGCGGAACTGGTGGCCCTGCTTTCGGCCCTGGCAGACGTGCCGGTGCGCCTGGATCTGGCCTTTACCGGCGCGGTGAGCCATTCCGGCCAGATCATGGCCGTGGGCGGCGTGACCCGCAAGATTGAGGGCTTTTACAAGGTCTGCGCCCGGCACGGACTCACAGGTTCGCAGGGCGTCATCATCCCCCGCGACAATGTGGATCACCTGATGCTCGCGCCGGACGTGCTGGCGGCGGTGGAGAAAAAACAGTTCGCCATTTACCCGGTGCGCCGCATTGAGGAGGCCCTGACCCTGCTCACCGGCCTGCCCGCCGGACGACGGCGCAAGAACGGCGGCTTTACGGCGGGCAGCCTGTATGATCTGGCGGACAGACGCCTGGAACGTCTGGGAGATTATGCCCAGAATGCCTTCCGGCGTTCCCGCAAAGGCTGAAAATCGGTTCTTTTATTGACTTTGCTTTTTCCCGGCGGTAAAGAGTTTCCGCCTTGCCCATACTTCAGCCCGGCCTTGCACCGGCGCCACCAAACGAATTATGAACAAAAGCAAAAAAGAAGCCTTGCTCCAGGCGGCCAAAGAGCTTTTTGGCGAATGCGGCTATGTGGAAACCACATTCAAGAAAATCTCCGACCGCGCCGGTGTGGCTCTGGGTCTTCTGACCCATCACTACGGCAACAAGGAAAAACTGTTTCTGGCCTCGGGCCTGGATGTGCTGGAGCATTTCCTGGTCAAGCTGCGCGAAGCCACCGCCGACGCGGATTCCGGCTTCGACGCAGTGATGCACTACTGCAAGGCCTACCTGGATTTTTCCATTGACAAGAACTCCAACTGGCTGGTGCTGGTGCGCTGTTCCCCGTACAGCGACATGAAGACCAAGACGGACCGCGACCTGATGGATTCCATGTTCTCGCAGGTCCACCAGTTGCTGGAAACGCTCATCGCTCGCGGAGTCAATGACGGCAGTCTGGCCAAAGTGGACAGCAAGTCCACGGCGCAGATAATTATTTCACTGATGGTCGGGGCCAACCGCACCCGGGTGTTGACCCCCTATGCCCTGCCCACGCTGTACAGCGACGTGCTTGACTTCGTGGCCCGCGCCATCAGGGCTTGAGCCTTTCAGGAGCTTTTTGCCGTCAGGGCATTGACAGCTTGCCCGGTGGAGGCTATGGGTGAATTTATGAATGCAACCGTGGCGTTTCGATTTTTTCGATATTACGTCGCCAGAGTCAGTCACTGACCCCGGTTCGGTTGCGTCGCCGTTTTTTCAGACAGCATGCAAACATGGTGTATACCGCCGATCACAGGGGTCGGCGGTTTTTTTATGCCTGAAGGAGGCCCTATGGATACTCTCTCCACTCTTTTGCTGGCCGACGCAGCCGTGCGTATAGCCATGCTGTCCCTGGCCGGCTCGTTCCTGCTGTCCCTGGTCGGCCTGGGCCGTCAGGCCCGCCGCCGGAGCTGACCATGCTGCTCGACGCCCTGATCTGGATCGCCTACATCGCCGTTTTCGTCTGGCTGGCCCGCAAGGGACAGGGGCACGACGCTCTGACCACGGGCCGCGTGGGTTTCGGCATTCAGGCATTCGCCTATGTGGCAACCTATATTTCCGCCGTGGCCCTGGTGGGCTTCGGCGGGCTGGCCTATGTCTACGGTCTGCAAATGCTTCTGGTGGCGGCCGGCAACGTCTGGCTGGGCACCTGGATCGTTTACCGCTTCCTGGCCTGGCCCACCCGGCTCTGCCAACGCAATCTCCAGGCCCGTACTCCCACTCAACTGCTGGCCAAAGGACACAAAAGCCCTCTTCTGGGCAAGGCCCTGGCCCTGCTTTTCGCGGTGTTTCTTGGGGTCTACGCTTCGGCGGTCATCAAGGGCGCGGCTCTGTTGCTGGCCCAGATTCTGCCGCTGCCGGTCTGGTCGCTGATCTGGCTGGTGGCCCTGCTGGTGGGCTTCGCCGTTTTTGTGGGCGGCCTGCGCGGCGTGCTCTATACTGAGGCCATGCAGGGTTTCGTGATGCTGGTGGGCATCTGCATGCTGGTCTGGGCCGTATTCAGCAAAGTGGGCGGCCCCATCCAGGGCATTGCCGATCTGGCCGGACTGCCCGCCACGGTCAAGGCCAATGAAGGCTTTCTGGCCCTCTCCAGCGGTGAGCAGGGCTGGTTCATCATCTCCCTGGTGGTGGTGACCTCCATCGCCGTCTGGGCCCAACCGCAGATGATTCAGCGCCATTTCGCCCTGAACTCGGCAAAACAGGTCAACCGGATCACCCCTTTGGCCATGCTGGTGCTCACTGTGCTGGTGGGCGGAGCCTACTTTGTGGCTTCGCTTTCCCGCTTGATCCTGCCGGAAGTGGCGTCGCCGGACGAAGTGATGCCTACCCTGGTCAAAATGCTGCTGCCCAACGTGGGTCTGCAGATCTTTGTGCTGGCCATTGTGTCGGCCTCCCTTTCCACGGCCACGGCCATTTTCCATATCGCCGTCTCGGCCATTGCCGAGGATCTGCCGGGGCGCAAGGCCTCGCGCCCCATGTGGCTGCTGGGCATCGCCTTCTGCGTGCTGCTTTCCGGCGGCTGCGCGCAGATCAAGGGGCAGCTTATCGCCCTGCTCTGCACCACAAGCTGGAGCATAGTGGGCGCCACGGTGCTGGTGGCCTATGTGGCGCTTGTGCGCTTCGGCCAGCGCAGTTCCCTGGCTGCCTGGATGAGCTGCGTGGCTGGTTTCGCAAGCTGCATGCTCTGGTATCTGCTGGCGCACAAGAGTTTCGCGTTGACGCCGCTGCTCTGGGAGCAGGCCGCGCTGATTCCGCCCTTCTTTGTCGGCTTCGCTTTTTCCCTGGCGGGCTGGCTGCTGGGCTGGGGCCTGGACAAGGAAGGCCGCAAGGCTTCCTCTTTCTGGCCGACGGCCAACGCTTGAAAATTCCGCTTCGTCTGAACGGGTACAGGAAAAGGCCGGGGCATATCGCACCCGGCCTTTTCTGTTATGTGCCGCCTGTCGGGCGGTTATTTCGAGAAGCCCTACGCCGCGCTCGGCTCGACCGCAAGCGGCCGCTTGGGGCCTTCCTTGAAGATTTTCTGCAGCACATAGGCCGCCGCCATCAGGCTGAGACCGATGATGTCCGTCATCAGCCCCGGCGTAATCAGGGTGATGGCCGCGCCCACCAGCAGCAGACGTTCCCAGAGGAAAAGATCGCGCAGCCAGTAGCCCACACTGGCGAAGGAAAGCGAGGCAATGCCCACGGCCGCGGTGCAGACGATGAAGACGATTTCCATGTTGCTGGCGCCGATCATCAGCAGGCCCGGATTGTAGCAGAAGATGTAGGGAATCAAAAAGCCCGCCAGCGCCAGCTTGACGGCCATGAAGCCCGTGGCGTTGGGTTCCGATCTGGCGATGCCCGCCGCCGCGTAGGCGGCCAGGGCCACCGGCGGAGTCAGGTCGGCCAGAATGCCGAAGTACATGATGAAGAGATGCGCGGCCAGTTGGGGGACGTGGAAAGTCTGGATGGCCGGGGCCGCGATGGTGGCCAGCACGATGTACTTGGCTGTTGTGGGCAGCCCCATGCC
Protein-coding regions in this window:
- a CDS encoding TetR/AcrR family transcriptional regulator, encoding MNKSKKEALLQAAKELFGECGYVETTFKKISDRAGVALGLLTHHYGNKEKLFLASGLDVLEHFLVKLREATADADSGFDAVMHYCKAYLDFSIDKNSNWLVLVRCSPYSDMKTKTDRDLMDSMFSQVHQLLETLIARGVNDGSLAKVDSKSTAQIIISLMVGANRTRVLTPYALPTLYSDVLDFVARAIRA
- a CDS encoding sodium:solute symporter family protein; translation: MLLDALIWIAYIAVFVWLARKGQGHDALTTGRVGFGIQAFAYVATYISAVALVGFGGLAYVYGLQMLLVAAGNVWLGTWIVYRFLAWPTRLCQRNLQARTPTQLLAKGHKSPLLGKALALLFAVFLGVYASAVIKGAALLLAQILPLPVWSLIWLVALLVGFAVFVGGLRGVLYTEAMQGFVMLVGICMLVWAVFSKVGGPIQGIADLAGLPATVKANEGFLALSSGEQGWFIISLVVVTSIAVWAQPQMIQRHFALNSAKQVNRITPLAMLVLTVLVGGAYFVASLSRLILPEVASPDEVMPTLVKMLLPNVGLQIFVLAIVSASLSTATAIFHIAVSAIAEDLPGRKASRPMWLLGIAFCVLLSGGCAQIKGQLIALLCTTSWSIVGATVLVAYVALVRFGQRSSLAAWMSCVAGFASCMLWYLLAHKSFALTPLLWEQAALIPPFFVGFAFSLAGWLLGWGLDKEGRKASSFWPTANA